TAGGATCAGCTTTGTGGGCGTACTCAAAGGCTTTGGCAGCGAAATCTTCCCCGATAATCTCCAGCCACTTGGTTTTGCGCAAGTCGCCCTGCTGGTCGTCGATGGCCTCGTTGACTACGTCCCAGCCCCCAATTTTACCTTTATAGCGCCCTACGACGGCATTGATGTGGTCTTCTAGACGCTTCAGTACTACCTCTCGGGATGCTGGTTTGCCGGTCGCGTCCTCAAACACCCACTTAGGCGTTTGCTGATGCCACATAAGCGTGTGCCCCACGATGAACATCTTGTTGTCCTGCCCGAATTTCACGTAATCGTCGGCGGGCTTAAAGTTATATGTATCTGGCTGTGGGTGAACGGATCCCCACTTGAGCAGATTCTCGGGGCTGATCGTATTGAACTGCTGCTTAATCAACGCAATGGCCTTGGTATCCTGACCATTAACCTGCTTGTAGTTGAGCGCGGCACCGACGTAAAAGTCTTGCTTAAACGCATCCTTTAGGGTTGGCTCAGACTTCTGAATAAAGCCTAGCGAAACACTAGCCAAGACGGCGTATGTAAAGGTTTTTTTGATGCTCATGGAAGCGTAATATCAACGGAGAAACAGATACGGATTATGGTAGCATCAAGAGGTTGTTACTTCAGCTCCAGCATTACTACCGATTGGGGCGGCAGCTCTACGGCTAGATTTCCGCCGCGCTTTTTAGCACCAGAAAAGCCCCCCAGCTTCACTTTATTGGGATTATCAAAGCTGTTGTAATCATTGACTTTAGCCGAAGTCAGAATCCGGCCGGTCACGTTTTTCCAGGTTACGCCGGCCAGGGCGGTTTCCAGCTTGAGGGTCTTTTTGGTGTCCAGATTTACCAGTGAGATGTGCACCG
The window above is part of the Hymenobacter radiodurans genome. Proteins encoded here:
- a CDS encoding endo-1,4-beta-xylanase; translated protein: MSIKKTFTYAVLASVSLGFIQKSEPTLKDAFKQDFYVGAALNYKQVNGQDTKAIALIKQQFNTISPENLLKWGSVHPQPDTYNFKPADDYVKFGQDNKMFIVGHTLMWHQQTPKWVFEDATGKPASREVVLKRLEDHINAVVGRYKGKIGGWDVVNEAIDDQQGDLRKTKWLEIIGEDFAAKAFEYAHKADPKTELYYNDYSLYRPEKREGTIKLVKGLQAKGIKVAAIGMQGHYGLTKPSIEQIEESIVAFSKLGVKVNFTELDIDVLPNPSRRQGADIAETFATDAKYNVYTTGLPDSVQQKLTKRYADLFALFRKHRDVVDRITLWGVTDHDSWLNDWPIRGRTSYPLLFDRQYQPKPAFQAVVQTAKNKM